Below is a window of Pseudopipra pipra isolate bDixPip1 chromosome 30, bDixPip1.hap1, whole genome shotgun sequence DNA.
GGGGGGACACCCATGGGGGGGGCACTCAGGGGTCGGGGGGGTCCCAGATGGGGGCTGGGACTGccggggggtggggggcacccgtgggggggggcacagcaggggggGGCGCTGGGGGCACCCGGGCAGGGGGTGACGAGGGGGTGGTTGGGGGGTGCGAGGGGGAtgccggggggggtcgggtgGGGTCGGGGCGGTGCTGGGGGTGTCGGGGGGCACAGTGACACTGGGGACAGTGACGCTGGGGGGTGTCGGGGGGCACAGTGACACTGGGGACAGTGCTGGGGGGGGTGTCGGGGGGCACAGTGACACTGGGGACAGTGCTGGGGGGGGTGTCGGGGGCACAGTGACATTGGGGGCACTGTCGGTGGGCACAGTGACATTGGGGGCGGTGTCGGGGGGCACAGTGACATTGGGGGGCGGTGTCGAGGGGCACAGTGACATTGGGGGGGTGTCGGGGGGTGTCAGTGGGCACAGTGACATTGGGGGTGGtgtcggggggtgtcggggggCCATTGGGGGTGGtgtcggggggtgtcggggggTGTCAGTGGGCACAGTGCCATtggggggggggtcggggggggtcggggggcACAGTGACATTGGGGGCGGTGCCGGTGGCGGGTCCACGTGCCGGCGGTGCCTCTGCctgtgccggtgccggtgccagCGGCCCTGTCGCGACAGGCTGCTGCCCAGGAACGGCTGTTCGTGCGAGGCGGAGGCGGAGGCGGGGCTGGCGCTGCCCCTGCGCCGGCGGCTCTTCGGGCCCGGCCGGGGGGGCTCGACTTCGCCAGCGCCTTCGCCCCCGGGGAGCGGCCGCGGCAGCTGCGGCTGCGGGAACGGGAGTACCGGAGCTACCGCAACCGGTGGGCGCGGGGGGACCCccgggggggcagcgggggcggggggagcgcaGCTACGGGCGCCGGTGAGGGTGGGGGGCACCCCGGGGCAGGAGGGCACCGCGGGGTGGCAGGGGACCCTCGGGGGTCGTCGGGGGGCGGGGAGCCGCAGGTCGGGAGGGGGGATACCCCGGAATGCCACGGGGCGGGGAGGAGGCAGCCCCAGGGCGGGGgagacccccagggacccccgggAAAGGATGGGACCCCCGAGGCCCAGCAATGGCTGGGGTGGGACCCCCGGGGCAGGATGGGACCCCCGGGGCAGGATGGGACCCCCGGGCAAGGATGGGACCCCCGGGGCTCAGCACTGGTTGGGGTGGGACCCCCGGGGCAGGATGGGACCCCCGGGGCAGGATGGGACCCCCGGGGCTGGGTGCGGGGTGGGTGCCCCGCCGCAGGATGCGATGGGGACAGGGCGGGACCCCCCCGCtgaccccccccttccccccccgcAGGGTGCAGACCCCCGCCGACCGCCTGCTCATCGTCCCGGCCAACTCCCCCCTGGAGTACCCGGCCCAGGGGGTGGAGGTGCGGCCGCTGCAGACGGTGCTGGTGCCCGGTgagggggcgcgggggggccgggggggcacCGGGGAACACGGGGGGGCACCGGGAAACACGGGGGGGCAACGGGAAACGGGGGGGAGGCATCGGgaaacggggggggggggggcaccgGGAAACACGGGGGGGCACCGGGaaacgggggggggggcacggggagaGCACATGTGGGGCAGAaatgggggggacacaggggggcacaggggaatacggggagggggaaaggggaacaCAAGGGGGAACacgggggggggcacagggaaatacggggggggcacagggaaatACGGGGGGGGCATAGGGAAATACGGGGGGGCATGGAGGAACACGGGGGGGCatgggggaacacaggggggcACAGGAGCACGTGTGGGGGCACGGGGAGAGCACATGTGGGGCAGAAatgggggggcacgggggggcacaggggaacATGGGGGCACACAGAGGAACacgggggggcacaggggaataggggggcacaggggaatgggggggcacaggggaacacagggggggcacgggggaatacgggggggacacagggaaatACGGGGGGGGCATGGAGGAACACGGGGGGCACAGGGAAATACGGGGGGGGCACAGGAGCACTTGTGGGGGCACGGGGAGAGCACATGTGGGACAGAAATgaggggggcacgggggggcacaggggaacacggggggcacaggggaacacgggggggcacagaggaaCATGAGGGGGGCACGGGGGAACGCGGGGGGGCAGAGAGGAATacgggggggcagaggggaacacgggggggcacaggggaacACACGGGGGTGCAGAGGGGAACACGGGGGGGCACAGAGTGGGGGAGACACAGAGACGGGGGGACGATGGGGGGGGCATGGGGATGAGGGGGGCACGGGGATGGGGGGGTCGATGAGGGGAGCACGGGGATGGGGGGGTCGATGAGGGGAGCACGGGGATGGGGGGGTCgatgaggggatgggggggtcGATGAGGGGATGAGGGGGTCGatggggggatgggggggacgatgaggggatgggggggtcGATGGGGGGGCACGGGGATGGGGGGGTCGATGAGGGGATGAGGGGGTCGatggggggatgggggggtcGATGAGGGGATGAGGGGGTCGatggggggatgggggggtcGATGAGGGGATGAGGGGGTCGATGGGGGGACgatgaggggatgggggggtcGATGAGGGGATGTCCTCGGGAGGAAGGCGGGGCAGGGGGTCCCTCTGGGGGGGGTCTCTgtgccccccggccccccctcatccccatgtccccccagggctgagcctgCAGGCACCGCCCAGGAACAGGTACCAGGTGAGGGCGGGGCCacgcggggggcggggccaggACAGGGCGCGGTCAAATATGTGCGTGTCCAGGGTGGGGAGTGGGCGGGGGGCAGGTGAGGTGTGTCCAGGTGCGTCCgggtgtgtccaggtgtgggTGGGACACGGGGAGGGCGTGGTCGAGGATGGGAGGAGGGGGTGCGGGTGTGGTCTGCAGTGGGCGGGGCGTGGGCGGGGCGtgtccctcccctctcccccggAGTTGGGGGGTCCCTGCTTTGcccccccccggtgcccccccgtGACGTGCCGTCCCCAGGTGAACCTGACGGCCTCGCTGGGGACCCTGGCGGTGGCGGCCGAGGTGGAGGGCGTGGCGCTGCGGGGGGAGGGGCAGCCGCACCTGTCCTTGGCCGCCGCCCACCTGGACCACCTGAACCGGCAGCTGCAGTTCGTGACCTACACCAACACCCAGTTCCACCCCGACACCGCTGACATCGGTGGGTacgggccggggggggcgggggggcagggCCCATctgggacccccagcacccccaaacccccactgccctcccactgaccccccagcagccctgggacccccccagcacccccagggccctccCATTGACCCCCccggacccccgggacccccagtACCCCCTTGTtgaccccccagcagccctgggacccccagtGCTCCCCCTCCATtgaccccccagcacccccaaacccccagtGCTCCCCCTCCATTGACCCCTCCAGCAGCCTCGGGACCCCCCCAgcaaccccaaacccccagtgcctcccattgacccccagcagccctgggacccccagtgcccccttgttgaccccccagcagccctgggaccACCCGTGCTCCCCCTCCCTTGACCCCTCCAGCAgtcctgggacccccccagcacccccaaacccccagtgccctcccactgaccccccagcagccctgggacccccagtGCCCCCTTGTTGACCCCAAAGCAGCCCCAGGACCACCCGTGCTCCCCCTCCATTGACCCCTCTagcagctctgggaccccccagcacccccaaacccccagtgcctcccattgaacccccaaacccccaaacccccagtgcccccacatCGATCCCCCAGAACCCCTGacagccctgggacccccagcacccccgggacccccagcaggCCCCAGTCCCACGGCATCCCTGGTATCCCcggtgcccccagccccgccagcACCCTCAGGAATTCCAGCACCCCCCGGCCCCCCTCAGTGCCCCCCACGCCCCCCAGACCCTCCGGTgcccccggcccctccggcACCCCCAGGAATTCCAGCACCCCCTTCCCCCtacccagtgcccccccagtgcccccccagtgccccccagtgctcccccagtgccccccagcacccccagaccctccagtgcccccagcccctccagcacccccaggaattccagcaccccctgccccccccagtgcccccacatTGATCCCCCAGGACCCCCGAcagccccgggacccccagcaccCTCAGGAATTCCAAcaccccccggtgcccccccagtgccccccagacCCTCCGGTGCCCCCAGGAATTCCAGCACCCCCCGGCCCCCCTCAGTGCCCCCCGcgccccctgccccccccagcccGTCCCTCGCCCCCCTCCCCGCgttgcccccccccccgcggtgccccccggtgcccccccagcccccccttgCCCTGCAGTGCAGTTCTCCACCGACGGTCACTCCGCCGCCTTCTCCATCCGCATCCGGCACCCGCCCACCCCCCGCCTGTACGGCCCGGCCGGGACCCCCGGGGACGGCGACGGGGACGGGGAGAGCGCCGGGGACAGCGCCGGGGACGGGGGTGAGCACGGGGGAGACCCCGCACCGGCCCTGCCGGGTGACCCCAAACAGGCACTGTCTGTCCCCCCCAAACTAGCCCTGCCCAGGTgaccccaaaccaaccctgcccgtgtcccccccccccaaaccaaccctgtaaccccaaaccagccctgcccATGTCCCCCCAAACCGACCGTGCCCGTGtaacccccaaaccaaccctgcccgtgtccccccaaactaaccctgcctgtccccccaaaccaaccctgtaaccccaaaccagccctgcccATGTCCCCCCAAACCGACCCTCCCGTGTAACCCCCAAACCgaccctgcctgtccccccaaaccagccctgcctgtccccccccccaaaccagccctgcctgtccccccaaaccagccctgcctgtccccccaaaccagccctgcctgtccccccccaaaccaaccctgtaaccccaaaccaaccctgcctgtccccccaaaccagccctgcctgtgtaACTCCCAAACCaaccctgcctgtccccccaaacctgccctgcctgtccccccaaaccagccctgcccgtgtccccccaaaccagccctgcctgtccccccaaaccagccctgcctgtccccccaaactagccctccctgtcccccccaaaccaaccctACCCGTgtaaccccaaaccaaccctgcccgtgtcccccccaAACCGACCCTGCCCGTgtaaccccaaaccaaccctgtctgtgtccccccaaaccAATCCTgtaaccccaaaccaaccctgcctgtccccccaaaccagccctgcctgtccccccaaaccaaccctgcctgtccccccaaaccagctctgccCGTGtaacccccaaaccaaccctgcctgtccccccaaaccagccctgcctgtccccccaaaccagccctgcccgtgtaacccccaaaccaaccctgcccgtgtcccccccaAACCGACCCTGCCCGTgtaaccccaaaccaaccctgcctgtccccccaaaccagccctgcccGTGtaacccccaaaccagccctgcccgtgtcccccccaAACCGACCCTGCCCGTGtaaccccaaaccagccctgcctgtccccccaaaccagccctgcctgtcccccaaaccaaccctgcctgtccccccaaaccagccctgcctgtccccccaaaccagccctgcccgtgtaaccccaaaccaaccctgcctgtccccccaaaccagccctgcctgtcccccccaaaccaaccctgCCTGTACCAGCCCTGCCCGTGTCCTCACGCTGCCACTGTTCCCAGTGCTCTCAGCATTCCCAGTGCAggttcccagtgctcccagtgtggGTCTCCAGcactcccagagctcccagtgcGGGTTTCCCAGTGCTTCCAGTGTGggttcccagtgctcccagtgtggGTTCCCAGCACTCCCAGAGCTCCCATTGTAGAtacccagtgctcccagtgtgcGTTTCCAGcactcccagagctcccagtgcaggttcccagtgctcccagtgtgaGTTTCTAGCACTCTCAGAGCTCCCATTGTGggttcccagtgctcccagtgctcccagtgtgggttcccagcactcccagagctcccagtgtgagttcccagtgctcccagtgcaggTTCCCAACACTCCCATTGTGGgttcccagcactcccagtgctcccagcgCTCCCAGTGTGGGtttccagtgctcccagtgtggattcccagcactcccagcgctcccagtgtgagttcccagtgctcccagtgtggGTTCCCAGCACTCTCAGCGCTCCCAGTGTGAgttcccagcactcccagtgctcccagtgtggGCTCCCAGCGCTCCCAGTGCGGGTTCCCAGCGCTCCCAGTGTGggttcccagtgctcccagtgcgGGTTCCCAGCGCTCCCAGCGCTCCCAGTGCGGGTTCCagcgccccccccgccccgccaggGTACAACATCTCTGCGCTGGTGACCGTGGCCACCAAGACGTTCCTGCGCTACGAC
It encodes the following:
- the LOC135404169 gene encoding splicing factor, proline- and glutamine-rich-like; the encoded protein is MRGAQRALCLLLVVSASLAALYLHLWAPKGPPSVDLRRPPPERLPPPLPPPARSYPHVPFRLKEDVMELLPRNGCSCEAEAEAGLALPLRRRLFGPGRGGSTSPAPSPPGSGRGSCGCGNGSTGATATGCRPPPTACSSSRPTPPWSTRPRGWRCGRCRRCWCPG